The genomic DNA CCAGCAACTCACGGGCAAGGCGGCGGCCACCATCTTCGGCCGGGTTCGCGAGCGCGTGGGCGAGGGCAAGCACTTCACGCCCGAGGCGGTGCTGGCCCTGCCGGTGGAGAGCCTTCGGGAGGCCGGCTTGTCGGGCGCGAAGGCGGCGGCGCTCCGGGACCTGGCCGCCAAGGCGTTGGAGGGCGAGGTGCCCACGCTGGCCCGGGCCAAACGCATGAGCGATGCGGCCCTGGTGGAGCACCTGACGAAGGTACGCGGAATCGGGCAGTGGACGGTGGAGATGCTGCTCATCTTCCGGCTGGGCCGGCCGGACATCCTGCCCGTGGACGACTACGGGGTGCGCAAGGGCTTCATGCGGACGTACGGCCTGAAGGACATGCCCCGCCCGAAGGAGCTGCTGGCCCACGGAGAGCGCTGGCGTCCCTGGCGCTCGGTGGCGAGCTGGTACATGTGGCGCGCGCTCGAACTGCCGGAAAGCCCCGCCTCGGAGGACTGAGGCTTTCCGGCGGCGTCCGAGGACGGTTTCAGCTCCAGCGGCGGCGCAGCAGGGGCAGGCCCGCGGCGGCCATCGCGAGGACGAACATGGGCAGGCCACCCGTGGTGGAGCAGCCTCCCTGGGTGTCATCCCCTTCGTCGCCCGTGACCGTTACATCGAGGGTCGTGCTGCTGCCCCGGTCTCCGTCGCTGCTGCCATTGTTGTTGGCGGAGTTGCCGGCACCGTAGATCTTGACGGTTCCCGGCGTGGTGGGGGCGACCAGGGAGAAGCTGAAGCGGAGCTCCCCGTCCTTGAAGGCCTGGGGACCATCGTGGGTGATTTCGGCCCCCAGCTTCTGCGAGCCCGTGCCCGGCTGGAGCACCGCGGTGGTGTTGTCGACGGCGACGTTCATGCCGCCCACCACCGCTGCTCCACCCCGGATGGTGAGCGTGTACTCGCCCTTGGCACCCGGGGCGAGCTCGGTGGGGCCGGAGAGCGTCACGGTGGGCGCGCTGGCGCCCAGGTGGCAGCTGTTGCAGGACTGGCCCGACGACTTGTTGGACATGCCGGTGATTCCGGCGGTGTTGGCGAGAGCCGGAGTCGAGAGAAGAGACAGGGACATCGCGCCCAGGGCGCGCAAGGCGAAACGCATGGAACCTCCACGAGGAACAGCTCCATGTCGTAGCCTGCTTCCTTGCCGCCGTGTGTTCACTTCCGCACATGGGTGGAATGAGGAAGGGTCGTGCCGGAAGCTCCTCCGGGCTTGACGCAGTGCGTAGGCGGCGTTCCACGCCTCGACTTTCCCGGCAAGCGAGGGGAACGCACCTGTACGCGATGCAGATGAAGAGCGGTGCAGCGGCCTGGATTATTCCCGGGCGAGGATACGACCCTTCCCATCAATAGCGTAGACCGCACCAATGTCCGGCAGGATGACGTCCAATTCGCATTTCCTCGGGTCAGGTGCGAACTGGACGTAAAACAGCCCCTCATCGGCTTGTAGGATACGCATGTCGATGTTCTCCCAGCGGGCCAGACATTTGTCCTCAGGTGTTTTCAATGAGCTGTAGTTGATGCTCGGAGGTCGATAGTCATCCATTGCTACCTTGAGTGCGGCCATGACTGGGCCTGTCAGGACTGTTGCTCCTTCCATTGAAGGAGGAAATTGCACCGCGGAGGCTTCCTCGGGCGATGCCCATTCCGCCTTTTGGTGCCTGTAGATTCCAAGAAACGAGCATCCAGACAGGAGCAGTGACGCGTAGACACAAATCAGGTATCTCATTCGTGCTCCTGTCGTGGAAGCCAGTCCTGGCCATCCAGCATATTCACGCTTCCCCACTTGTCGTCGACCTTGGCAATGGGGATCCATTCTCCACGACGCAGCGCGGAGATGGTACGGGAATAATTGTTGTAGTTGTATGCGCTGCATCCGCCCATTGGTTCCTTGAAGAACATCAACAACTTTCGGTCGAAAACCTGCCCGCTGTTCTTGTCGACAA from Melittangium boletus DSM 14713 includes the following:
- a CDS encoding DNA-3-methyladenine glycosylase family protein, yielding MSPAPAASDAIASADSLLPEGFTPAARRALVKADPTLGALMKRVGPFALQVEALHSPFQALARSIAYQQLTGKAAATIFGRVRERVGEGKHFTPEAVLALPVESLREAGLSGAKAAALRDLAAKALEGEVPTLARAKRMSDAALVEHLTKVRGIGQWTVEMLLIFRLGRPDILPVDDYGVRKGFMRTYGLKDMPRPKELLAHGERWRPWRSVASWYMWRALELPESPASED
- a CDS encoding MXAN_6652 family MXYO-CTERM-anchored protein; this translates as MRFALRALGAMSLSLLSTPALANTAGITGMSNKSSGQSCNSCHLGASAPTVTLSGPTELAPGAKGEYTLTIRGGAAVVGGMNVAVDNTTAVLQPGTGSQKLGAEITHDGPQAFKDGELRFSFSLVAPTTPGTVKIYGAGNSANNNGSSDGDRGSSTTLDVTVTGDEGDDTQGGCSTTGGLPMFVLAMAAAGLPLLRRRWS